The stretch of DNA GGGACCCTGATCTTCACTTGCTTGCCAAGCTGTTGGAGGCAGCCGGGGGTCACCTGCGGACCATGACCTACGCCCCGGAACTGCCCGGCGCGGAAGGGCTGGTGCGGGAGCTGGCTTCGCACGGAGTCGTGCCATCGCTGGGCCACACGGACGCAGACACACGCACGACGGCGGACTCGCTTGCCACGGCGGCGGACCTGGTGGCTGCTGCCGGTGCCGATGGTGCACGGCCCACTGTCACCCACCTCTTCAACGGCATGCCGCCGCTGCACCACCGCAGCCCCGGCCCTGTGGCCGCGTGCCTGCAGCTGGCCGCCGACGGACGCGTGGCCGTGGAGCTGGTGGCCGATGGCGTCCATCTGGACCCGGAGACGGTGCGGATGGTGTTTGCCCTGGTGGGCGCCGCAAACATTTCCCTGGTGACCGATTCCATGGCCGCGACCGGGCTGCCGGACGGCGAGTATGACCTCGGACCTGCCGGGGTGGTTGTCCGGAACGGGGAGGCGCGGCTGCGAAGCAACGGCGCCCTGGCCGGCGGCACGGCCACGCTGCTGGACGTGGTGCGCCGGACTGTCACATCAGGGGTGGACCCGGCCGGCGCCGTCCTGTCCGCCACCGCGGTTCCGGCCGCCGTCCTTGGCCTGGGCCACGAAGTGGGGAGCCTACGCGCCGGGCTGCGCGCCGACGTCGTGGTGGTTGACCCTGGATTTCGGCCCGTGGCTGTGCTGCGCGGCGGCGAGGTGCTGCGGTAGGCAGTCAACTGCGAAGTGTTCTCTCACTTTGTTTCTCCAATTGCTGGACAACCTCGCCGCCGTCTGGTTAGTGTCTTAAGCGTTGCTATCAACGATCTCTGGGGGGAGGCGTTTTCAAGTGCAGTCGCAACACAAGGCTTGGGCGTTTCTCCGCCCGGTTCTTCTCGCAGCAGCAGCCGCCACATCGTGGGTGGCATTGACTGCCGGCGCAGCATCCGCAGATCAGGGTTCATCACGCGATCCCCTGCTCGGATCCGTCGGCTCATCCTTGATTTCAGTGACCGGACACGTCACGGACCAGGCCAAGGACGTCCTGGAACCGGTGAAAGCCGGGCTCGGTGGCGGCTTAGCGAAAGCGCCCGCTACCACAGTTGCCTCGTTAGTCCCCACACCTTCTGTGGCCCCGGTGGTCCAGGACGTCACCTCCCTGACTGACCAGGCCCTCCAGAGCCTTCCTGTGGTCAACAAAGTGGTGCCGGCCGGCACCGTCCCGGCGGTCCTCGACCCCGTCGCCAGCACCGCAGACCACGTGGTCGACTCGACGGTTGGCGGCACGGTTGTCCCCGTGACAGAAGCCGTGCTGACGCCACTGGATCCTGTCCTGGCACCCGTCACCGGGGTCATCCCGGTACCTCCCGCGGCACCGGCGGAGCCTCCTGCCCTACCCGTTATCCCGGAGCTGATCGACCCCGCTGGCGTCATTGCCGCGCCCGCCCCGCTTCCCGCGCCGGAGGTGCCTGCCGCTGAGGGTTCAGCGCCGGTCAGCGACTCCGCCCCTGCGGCGGTGCAGCCGGCCGCCAATGGAGGCGATGCTCCCGCGGCGCCTTCCGCCCATGACTTTTCCCTGGCTGCCGCCGGCCAGCACCACAGCCCGGCTCCCGCAGCCGCTACGGTTGCCGCGGCCTCCGAGGAACTTCCGGTTCCCGCACCGGGCCACATTCCGGGCGAACCGCTGGTTGGTACCCCCGCGTCCACCACGGGCGGAGCCGGAACGTCCGGCGGCAACGGCCCGGCAGGTCCTGCCTGGCTCAGCTCACACAGCTTCCATTTCCCGGCGGCCGGAACAGCCGCCGTCGAGGGCCGGCTACTCACTGCCCCCGCCCCGGTGTCGTTTGACCCCGGTTCTTCACCTGACTAGTTGAGGCCCCTGCCCGCAGAGTTCCGCGGCGGGATACGAGCCAATTCCAGGGCTATGCAAACTGCCCAATCAACTTTTCAGGAGACACTCCCATGATGCATCGCAACATCCGCAGATGCCTGCTCGGCACCGCCGTCGCCGGCGGCCTCTTGGCCTTCGGCGGCGTGGCCGCCAACGCAGCAGATAACACCACCTCAGGCACGGACGGGCTGCTGTCCGGCACCCAGGTCCTCGCACCGGTCACCGTTCCGGTCAACCTCGGCGCCACGTCCCTTGGCCTGCTGGGCGACTCGACGGCGGGCACCGGGAACACAGGTACCGGATCACCCGCTGCAGCCCCGTCCACTGCCCCGGCTGCGTCCACGGGCGGTGACAACGGGATCCTCTCCGGAATCCAAGTCATCGCGCCGGTCACCGTTCCCATCACCATCGGGGCCACATCCGTTGGCCTGCTGGGCGACTCGGCGGCCAGCAATGAGAACGCCGCACCTGCACCGGCCCCGGCCCCGGCCGCATCCACTGCCCCGGCTGCGTCCACGGGCGGTGACAACGGGATCCTCTCGGGAACCCAGGTCATCGCGCCGGTCACCGTTCCCATCACCATCGGGGCCACATCCGTTGGCGCGGTTGGTGACTCGGCTGCGGGCACACAGGGCACCGGAACTGCCCCGGCGCCCGCTCCGTCACCCGCACCCGCGGCGGCTACCGACGGAACCGACGGCATCGGCTCCGGAACCCAGGTGGTGGCACCCATCACGGCACCCATCAACCTGGGTGCTACGTCGGTTGGCGCTTTGGGAGATTCAGCGGCCAGCGTCGAAGGCGCAGGAACCAGCAGCAACCCGCCGGCACCCGCAGGCCAGGCCCCCGCGGCCCCGGTGACCACCGATGGCGTAGACGGAGTCCTGTCCGGGACCCAGGTGGTTGCCCCCATCACGGCACCCATCAATCTCGGTGCCACATCGGCAGGCCTGATCGGTGACTCTGCAGCAAGCGTTGAGGGCTCAGGCGCCGGCAACGGGAACACCACGTCCCCGGCCGGCCCTGCCAGCACCAGCGGAACGGGCGGGCTCCTCTCCGGCACCCAGATTGTTGCCCCGGTGACGCTGCCTATCTCCCTCGGTGCCACGTCTGTGGGGCTGGTCGGTGACTCCACCGCCACCGTTGTGAACCCCCCAGTGGTGGCCCCTCC from Pseudarthrobacter chlorophenolicus A6 encodes:
- a CDS encoding N-acetylglucosamine-6-phosphate deacetylase, translating into MTPSYLLTGTLLTDGTMVGDAAVAVVDGRIVYAGPLAGMDGEALPPLVHLELPPGCILLPGLIDLHCHGAAGGDFPGGDPEAARTAVEFLHRSGTTTVLASLVTAPPEDLLRSMGVLRVLADEGLVAGIHAEGPFLSQARCGAQDPRFLRDPDLHLLAKLLEAAGGHLRTMTYAPELPGAEGLVRELASHGVVPSLGHTDADTRTTADSLATAADLVAAAGADGARPTVTHLFNGMPPLHHRSPGPVAACLQLAADGRVAVELVADGVHLDPETVRMVFALVGAANISLVTDSMAATGLPDGEYDLGPAGVVVRNGEARLRSNGALAGGTATLLDVVRRTVTSGVDPAGAVLSATAVPAAVLGLGHEVGSLRAGLRADVVVVDPGFRPVAVLRGGEVLR
- a CDS encoding chaplin family protein; the protein is MMHRNIRRCLLGTAVAGGLLAFGGVAANAADNTTSGTDGLLSGTQVLAPVTVPVNLGATSLGLLGDSTAGTGNTGTGSPAAAPSTAPAASTGGDNGILSGIQVIAPVTVPITIGATSVGLLGDSAASNENAAPAPAPAPAASTAPAASTGGDNGILSGTQVIAPVTVPITIGATSVGAVGDSAAGTQGTGTAPAPAPSPAPAAATDGTDGIGSGTQVVAPITAPINLGATSVGALGDSAASVEGAGTSSNPPAPAGQAPAAPVTTDGVDGVLSGTQVVAPITAPINLGATSAGLIGDSAASVEGSGAGNGNTTSPAGPASTSGTGGLLSGTQIVAPVTLPISLGATSVGLVGDSTATVVNPPVVAPPVVTPPVVTPPVVNPPVVTPPVVTPPVVNPPVVTPPVVTPPVVNPPSVTTPAVTTPGTVQAPAATTENQAAAVAPVAAAQSAAPTALANTGASTGLLLVGLGLLAFGGLVTLALRRFRA